Proteins encoded together in one Leptospira kmetyi serovar Malaysia str. Bejo-Iso9 window:
- a CDS encoding PD40 domain-containing protein has translation MFRLWLRILFCFFFFYHCSVFRASAKIKPLEFNYSSIAVNYFTPENEKPFPLTVQRGNNLYNSTTSDGRYLFYTTGQKGNYDIWFRDLKSSITVPVTEHPAPEFKPAISPDGKKLVFVSEQYDSSGDLVLLEMDPNYWAEKILQGKRFLNSDFIILTNPDFDEPGKKDSFTDTDPSFSPDSRHLVFSTDRLTPGIQNLVVLDTEGKQPMKLLTQNGGASPVWSADGSSIVYLSYQEGPTGDIYLLDVSSGKNERLTKDSYLNFSPSLSNDKRYLYYTSIRNDSNGNGRLDERDNSLIVRKDLKTGGVRQLTGGNDSLFDSKFSSFNGGSVLFTAAYYNTLNIYFIPASGSVSKEKDVISQYELALKYRDKQSFEDFLLAIDAIEFYFSEDPIYPLIRAKALLLKYEEAKNGGRTGVAETTRKEILSSRLHPVNGLAYGLSLVQERKNSIPSAIQELRKYYDQIRSVSSVDKNVLASLLEEEADLYRKSGNVERSLQVYDEILNRYSSYYRIRDIYRKSGDLQYKNASLRGYKIPETFFTVANDPQIGKEDLRLLYEQIDREVIAGKNFAERTSAAEISIVSNSLSQKSKRLNEYFLYVKSLGLNGKGSFEESNALLNTFLSGVPETDPLFLKGHLLKSNNFKGLGEVQKSFDELRIYLEKYDPLLGVDLDEKEIERSFIYFENKARDHDRRGNLQDAAFHYFYNTENMFLVKSRNLFLETLYKEYAVYYQRMMVDSVFKLSGSLSEEKQKALLSQLDVIDIASVDPLAEEGLAYINQYYKIAVPRSRPVLDLATLYGYSYYLVNRSVIRETYYNAANSMTSARKEEILRDFKQAEYELRWIIFADPRYYEAYQLLGWMYQYVDILKNRKSGEDQPNDEEKYSSVYKKYFPEKNFEENIELYSQVLELLGENFENKKALSDLRLNLGNNYFLLKNYPRANEQYSKVDSLSDYIISKTQFENYRQKAMFLFNSARSSIYVADYKSAVGKLKAASNLYFENESKKTMIGKDSAEKLQQYKLKLALLFTLTGLSYMESGEFLNAILYYKDALSLNGENGWIDPVNLHNGLALCYQKLGKFKLSETHLSEADRIVSNRGSIGWIPKGVKLTFWDYFWDVIWEVALPDGVRISGEGRFPEAISPQFQPLMTSGIRVNNLIASMEVEKAIEEINSRLTYVRSKSLESTLAGSLIQSNSFNDLGYLHFKREEFSKAVKIYEQAEEFETDAGFASKARTSFKRALYSYFGHLENAKEDPKSELETLGAAADRLLSSKENFIKSCLGDSSFQEELILSETKKCILRFYNSYSDHDPILALVYYYQGEQHFRIGDVLSGFELFGKAAGLLENPSQVPKEIVGLAGDPYSRKERILHSISRANLYTRLGDSEKAISVLDLSSESANEFYYIQEWIEALVTQAEIFRKEKSYSKAKEKIDRASALLLSHPHLISELKYFVIRRLFKIQSEINFESGKSAEGFKSLDRLQRLNLYRQFVKIPHESENEEFTEAVLKLQNLLKKQKSVYASVQTALEKKEKSESLIRDYQVLSKELEKELALIQSTNQNLDGYLGIFSEEPSAATLLNAGEGYLRIETSQDKFRIYKAANGKEEYLESKGKLEDGILQNVVSGKIPFSSQKTWFVQLGDHIELEKIRNVLPEKFSLVFRTAHLRPLQEKDQRTLRNIAVLNGAPNADSTLNVRKMGSGVNLISGRWEEVALDADRLLLDTDLVASPLPKIGGDNSFGETYSSNRLSIRNLFHNRNEISSALFYEDAVLDLGKISEIYEVLNASGIRNVAICDSKTNCKMVSPETILSGNVPGTLLLGSSLLRKKDNYRSNENLHEAAREQERKENVRDAYTHAFSFRSFQKNPDPVASGELDLLRLKWKLFSGISMKEIYGDHLKNSKDESSKDSILFSALLTCYLDKKPELCSSGSPNDLKDVSKKNLLNSLYSFANGAPVSPSSLKIADKTIASFYDPYLYYKNILKIARTNYEPEVGEFAAKVALELSNDSEETKEVEEILQGLYAQKYFLQGATLSKNQIQRKEELYLILSGNWKDALELLKKKEDEEDTGRFRERLFRNWKSEITGAWFSPYSLYSEVHGNSFQLFESLDPEERSLLYHLILYSVPFQENEEVDLLADSLVGYEWNTGAKSRALRMVLGYAQALLSRGELRKTADWIDKIGSKFKIGNDFASIFKDKNILMNKLAFHTGKTPEGVGSEEKTEWISLYEKAASKSPNEFIEFLNATVRSKRGKSFSSKERIELGDFITYLQRLCFKKNNSEVFFDLAVAKDFLSLARPLILNTNPDYKDIGTFTSVAERLKEKLPPDQEFLAVMDLGLESFYIRFLKGKSKGDLAFKDNRKLRASVFQYLEESARGGYEVLLREELENEYRRNIKLTKNKLTYLYLSSYHFRIPLVPRTEDKFFLVTDPESLLVNPVFSTKEEFVPDYQIQFLASSKPQEAWKKSLKDLEVFEAGSGKLGGDSKSRLYILQEPLEIVNQVSLNFAGGSLPNSYGTLRKGNWIFTSSYLDEERYDIQNYRDSFYWIAQNFLSPGVIFIGDQTDTAHVDFLKRFTKRSNTRIPLYIRFQETLDAIKEAHPLDRVWNGYRLYTNSIVLEE, from the coding sequence ATGTTTCGTCTTTGGCTCCGCATTCTTTTTTGTTTCTTCTTTTTTTATCATTGTTCGGTCTTTCGCGCGTCCGCAAAGATCAAACCTCTAGAGTTCAATTATTCTTCGATCGCGGTAAACTACTTCACGCCCGAAAACGAAAAACCGTTTCCTTTGACGGTGCAAAGAGGGAACAACCTTTACAACTCCACGACTTCGGACGGACGTTATCTTTTTTATACGACTGGTCAAAAGGGAAATTACGACATTTGGTTTCGCGATTTAAAAAGTTCGATCACCGTTCCCGTTACGGAACATCCCGCGCCCGAGTTCAAACCCGCGATCAGCCCGGACGGTAAAAAACTCGTATTCGTATCGGAACAATACGATTCTTCCGGGGATCTTGTTCTTTTGGAAATGGATCCGAACTATTGGGCGGAAAAAATTCTTCAGGGGAAACGTTTTCTAAATTCGGATTTTATAATATTAACGAATCCTGATTTTGACGAGCCGGGCAAAAAGGATTCCTTTACGGACACCGATCCTTCTTTTTCGCCGGACAGTCGCCATCTCGTTTTTTCCACGGATCGTTTGACTCCTGGGATTCAGAATCTCGTCGTGTTGGATACGGAAGGAAAACAACCGATGAAACTTCTCACACAAAACGGAGGAGCTTCTCCCGTCTGGTCCGCGGACGGAAGTTCGATCGTTTATCTTTCTTATCAGGAGGGACCCACGGGCGATATCTATCTTTTGGACGTTTCTTCGGGTAAGAATGAAAGGCTTACGAAAGATTCTTATCTGAACTTTTCACCTTCTTTGTCGAACGACAAAAGATATTTGTATTATACTTCCATTCGAAACGATTCGAACGGAAACGGACGTTTGGACGAACGGGACAACAGTCTCATCGTTCGAAAGGATTTGAAAACCGGCGGAGTCCGTCAGTTGACCGGTGGGAACGATTCCTTGTTCGATTCCAAATTCTCCTCTTTCAATGGAGGATCGGTTTTATTCACTGCAGCATATTATAATACTCTAAATATTTATTTTATTCCGGCCTCCGGTTCCGTTTCCAAAGAAAAGGACGTGATTTCCCAATACGAACTCGCTTTGAAATACAGGGACAAACAGAGTTTCGAGGATTTTCTTTTGGCGATCGACGCCATCGAGTTTTATTTCTCGGAAGATCCCATTTATCCTTTGATCCGCGCCAAGGCCCTTCTTTTGAAATACGAAGAGGCGAAAAACGGAGGAAGAACGGGCGTCGCCGAAACTACAAGAAAGGAAATTCTTTCCTCCCGATTGCATCCCGTGAACGGACTCGCCTACGGTTTGTCTCTCGTTCAGGAAAGAAAGAATTCGATTCCGTCCGCGATCCAGGAACTTAGAAAATACTACGATCAGATCCGTTCGGTCTCTTCCGTCGATAAGAACGTCTTGGCCTCGCTTTTGGAAGAGGAAGCTGATCTGTATCGAAAGTCCGGAAACGTGGAACGTTCCCTGCAAGTATATGATGAAATTTTAAATCGTTATTCTTCGTATTATCGGATTCGGGACATCTATCGAAAGTCGGGCGATCTTCAGTATAAGAACGCGTCCTTGCGCGGTTATAAAATTCCGGAAACTTTTTTTACGGTCGCGAACGATCCGCAGATCGGAAAGGAAGACTTAAGACTTCTGTACGAACAGATCGATCGGGAAGTGATCGCCGGTAAGAATTTTGCGGAACGAACGAGCGCCGCGGAAATTTCCATCGTTTCGAATTCTCTCTCCCAAAAATCCAAACGTCTGAACGAATATTTTTTATACGTAAAGTCTCTCGGTTTGAACGGCAAGGGTTCTTTCGAGGAAAGCAACGCCTTGTTAAACACGTTTTTATCCGGCGTTCCCGAAACCGATCCGCTTTTTTTAAAAGGACATCTTTTAAAATCGAACAACTTCAAAGGCCTCGGAGAAGTGCAGAAGTCCTTCGACGAATTGAGGATCTATCTTGAAAAATACGATCCCCTTCTCGGAGTCGATTTGGACGAAAAGGAAATCGAACGTTCCTTTATCTATTTCGAAAACAAGGCTCGGGATCACGACCGTAGAGGAAATCTTCAGGACGCGGCCTTTCATTATTTCTACAACACGGAGAACATGTTTCTCGTCAAAAGCAGAAACTTGTTTCTGGAAACCTTATATAAGGAATACGCGGTATATTATCAAAGGATGATGGTCGATTCCGTCTTTAAACTTTCGGGATCGTTGAGCGAAGAGAAACAAAAAGCGCTTTTGAGTCAGTTGGACGTGATCGACATCGCGAGCGTCGATCCCTTGGCGGAAGAGGGACTCGCCTATATCAATCAATACTATAAGATCGCCGTTCCGAGATCTAGACCCGTTTTGGATTTGGCGACGTTATACGGTTATTCGTATTATCTGGTCAACCGAAGTGTGATCCGCGAAACCTATTACAACGCCGCGAACTCCATGACGTCCGCGAGAAAGGAAGAGATTCTCCGCGACTTTAAACAAGCCGAATACGAACTTCGATGGATCATATTCGCAGATCCGAGATACTACGAAGCCTACCAGCTTTTGGGTTGGATGTATCAGTATGTGGACATTTTGAAAAACAGAAAGTCCGGCGAGGATCAACCGAACGACGAGGAAAAATACTCGAGCGTTTATAAGAAGTATTTTCCCGAAAAGAATTTCGAGGAGAATATAGAACTCTACAGCCAGGTTCTTGAACTTCTCGGCGAGAATTTCGAAAACAAAAAAGCGTTGTCCGATCTCAGGTTGAACCTCGGAAATAATTACTTTCTTTTGAAGAATTATCCGAGAGCCAACGAACAGTATTCCAAGGTGGATTCTCTTTCCGATTATATCATTTCGAAAACCCAATTCGAAAACTATCGTCAGAAGGCGATGTTTCTTTTTAACTCGGCGAGATCCTCGATCTACGTGGCCGATTACAAATCCGCGGTGGGAAAGCTGAAAGCCGCCTCCAATCTCTACTTCGAAAACGAATCCAAAAAGACGATGATCGGAAAGGACAGCGCGGAAAAACTCCAGCAATACAAACTCAAACTCGCATTGTTGTTCACGTTAACCGGTCTTTCGTATATGGAATCGGGAGAATTTTTGAACGCGATTCTTTATTACAAGGACGCGCTTTCATTGAACGGGGAAAACGGATGGATCGATCCGGTCAATCTCCATAACGGATTGGCGCTTTGTTATCAAAAATTAGGAAAGTTTAAACTGTCCGAAACCCATTTGAGCGAAGCGGATAGAATCGTTTCGAATCGGGGAAGCATCGGCTGGATTCCGAAAGGCGTAAAGTTGACCTTTTGGGATTATTTTTGGGACGTCATCTGGGAAGTCGCGCTTCCCGACGGAGTTCGAATTTCGGGAGAAGGAAGATTTCCCGAAGCGATTTCCCCGCAGTTTCAACCGTTGATGACGAGCGGAATCCGGGTCAACAATCTGATCGCTTCGATGGAAGTGGAAAAGGCGATCGAAGAGATCAATTCTCGCCTAACGTATGTTCGTTCCAAAAGTCTGGAATCGACGCTTGCAGGTTCCTTAATACAGTCCAATTCGTTTAACGATTTGGGCTATCTTCATTTTAAAAGGGAAGAATTCTCCAAGGCCGTAAAAATTTACGAACAAGCGGAGGAGTTCGAAACCGACGCCGGCTTCGCTTCCAAGGCGAGAACATCGTTCAAACGCGCGCTTTATTCCTACTTCGGTCATTTGGAAAACGCGAAGGAAGATCCGAAGTCGGAGTTGGAAACTTTGGGCGCCGCGGCGGATCGTCTGCTTTCCTCCAAGGAGAATTTTATCAAGTCCTGTTTGGGGGATTCTTCGTTTCAGGAAGAATTGATCCTTTCCGAAACCAAAAAATGTATATTAAGATTTTATAATTCGTATTCGGACCACGATCCGATTCTCGCGCTCGTTTATTATTACCAAGGAGAACAACATTTCCGTATCGGAGACGTTTTATCGGGGTTCGAATTGTTCGGAAAAGCCGCCGGTCTTTTGGAAAATCCGTCCCAGGTTCCCAAGGAAATCGTAGGACTTGCGGGAGATCCGTATTCGAGAAAGGAAAGAATTCTTCATTCGATCAGCAGAGCCAATCTTTATACGAGACTAGGGGATTCGGAAAAGGCGATTTCCGTTTTGGATTTATCGTCCGAGTCCGCAAACGAATTTTATTATATTCAAGAATGGATCGAAGCGCTCGTGACTCAAGCGGAGATTTTCCGAAAAGAAAAAAGTTATTCCAAGGCCAAGGAAAAAATCGATCGGGCGAGTGCGCTTCTTTTGTCTCATCCGCATTTGATAAGCGAACTTAAGTATTTTGTAATACGAAGGCTGTTTAAGATCCAATCGGAAATCAATTTCGAATCCGGTAAATCCGCCGAAGGATTTAAGAGTTTGGATCGATTGCAACGATTGAATTTGTATCGTCAGTTCGTAAAAATTCCCCACGAATCGGAAAACGAAGAATTTACCGAAGCCGTATTAAAACTTCAGAATTTACTCAAGAAACAAAAGTCCGTCTATGCTTCCGTTCAAACGGCTCTGGAAAAAAAGGAAAAATCGGAATCGCTCATTCGGGATTATCAAGTTCTTTCCAAGGAACTGGAAAAGGAATTGGCTTTGATCCAATCGACCAATCAAAACCTCGACGGTTATCTTGGAATTTTTTCGGAAGAACCTTCCGCCGCGACGCTCTTGAACGCGGGCGAGGGTTATCTGAGAATCGAAACGTCTCAGGACAAGTTTAGAATTTATAAGGCCGCAAACGGCAAAGAAGAATATCTTGAATCGAAAGGAAAACTCGAAGACGGTATATTACAAAACGTAGTTTCGGGTAAGATTCCTTTTTCTTCTCAGAAGACTTGGTTTGTACAACTCGGGGATCATATCGAACTGGAAAAAATTCGAAACGTTCTTCCCGAAAAATTCTCTCTCGTGTTTAGAACCGCGCATCTAAGGCCCTTGCAGGAAAAAGATCAGAGAACCCTTCGAAACATCGCGGTCTTGAACGGAGCGCCTAACGCCGATTCAACGCTGAACGTCCGCAAAATGGGTTCGGGTGTGAATTTAATTTCAGGTCGATGGGAAGAAGTCGCCTTGGACGCCGATCGATTGTTGTTGGATACGGATTTGGTTGCAAGTCCTCTGCCGAAGATCGGAGGGGACAATTCTTTCGGGGAAACCTATTCGTCGAACCGTCTTTCGATCCGAAATCTGTTTCACAATAGAAACGAAATCTCCTCGGCTCTTTTTTACGAGGACGCGGTTTTGGATCTCGGAAAAATTTCGGAAATCTACGAAGTGTTAAACGCATCAGGAATTCGTAATGTAGCGATTTGTGATTCCAAAACGAACTGTAAAATGGTTTCTCCCGAAACGATTCTTTCGGGGAACGTTCCGGGAACTCTTTTGTTGGGTTCGAGTCTGCTTCGGAAAAAAGACAATTATCGATCGAACGAAAATCTTCACGAAGCGGCGCGCGAACAAGAACGAAAAGAAAACGTTCGAGACGCGTATACGCACGCGTTTTCCTTTCGATCCTTTCAGAAAAATCCGGACCCGGTCGCTTCGGGAGAATTGGATCTTCTTCGTTTAAAATGGAAACTTTTCTCCGGTATTTCGATGAAGGAAATCTACGGAGATCATTTAAAAAACTCCAAGGATGAAAGCTCGAAAGATTCGATTCTGTTTTCCGCGCTTTTGACCTGTTATCTGGATAAAAAACCGGAGCTTTGTTCCTCTGGTTCTCCGAACGATCTCAAGGACGTTTCCAAAAAGAATCTTCTCAATTCCTTATATTCTTTTGCGAACGGGGCTCCGGTTTCTCCGTCTTCGCTCAAGATCGCGGACAAAACGATCGCTTCGTTTTACGATCCTTATTTATATTATAAGAATATTCTAAAAATTGCAAGAACCAATTACGAACCCGAAGTGGGGGAGTTTGCGGCCAAAGTCGCGCTCGAACTTTCGAACGATTCCGAGGAAACCAAGGAAGTCGAGGAGATTCTACAGGGTTTATACGCGCAGAAATACTTTCTACAGGGCGCGACACTCAGCAAAAATCAAATTCAACGCAAGGAAGAATTGTATCTGATTCTCTCCGGTAACTGGAAGGACGCGCTCGAACTTTTGAAAAAGAAGGAAGACGAGGAGGATACGGGAAGGTTCCGCGAAAGATTATTCCGAAATTGGAAAAGCGAAATCACGGGCGCGTGGTTTTCTCCGTATTCTCTTTATTCCGAAGTGCACGGAAATTCGTTTCAACTTTTCGAATCCCTCGATCCGGAAGAAAGAAGTCTTTTGTATCATTTGATTTTGTATTCGGTTCCGTTTCAGGAAAACGAAGAAGTGGATCTTCTCGCGGATTCTTTGGTCGGGTACGAATGGAATACGGGCGCGAAGTCCAGAGCGCTTCGTATGGTTTTGGGTTACGCTCAGGCGCTTCTTTCCAGGGGAGAATTGAGGAAAACCGCCGACTGGATCGATAAGATCGGGTCCAAGTTTAAGATCGGAAACGATTTTGCAAGTATATTCAAAGACAAGAATATTCTAATGAATAAACTCGCCTTTCATACCGGAAAAACTCCGGAAGGAGTCGGCTCCGAAGAAAAAACGGAATGGATTTCTTTGTATGAAAAGGCCGCTTCCAAATCTCCGAACGAGTTTATCGAATTTCTAAACGCAACGGTTCGTTCCAAACGGGGTAAAAGTTTTAGTTCCAAGGAAAGAATCGAACTCGGAGATTTTATCACCTATCTGCAAAGGCTTTGTTTTAAAAAGAATAACTCCGAAGTGTTTTTCGATCTCGCGGTTGCAAAGGATTTCTTATCGCTCGCACGTCCTTTGATCTTAAATACGAATCCGGATTACAAGGACATCGGAACGTTTACGTCCGTTGCGGAAAGGCTTAAGGAAAAACTTCCACCCGATCAGGAATTTCTCGCGGTGATGGACTTGGGTCTTGAATCCTTTTACATTCGTTTTTTAAAAGGAAAGTCGAAAGGGGATCTTGCGTTTAAGGACAATCGAAAACTCAGAGCGTCCGTGTTTCAGTATTTGGAAGAATCGGCTCGGGGCGGTTACGAGGTTCTTCTGCGCGAAGAATTGGAAAACGAATATAGAAGAAACATCAAACTCACGAAAAACAAACTTACGTATCTGTATTTGAGTTCGTATCATTTTAGAATTCCTTTGGTGCCGAGAACCGAGGATAAATTCTTTCTTGTAACGGACCCGGAAAGTCTTCTCGTAAATCCCGTTTTTTCCACAAAGGAAGAATTCGTTCCCGACTATCAGATTCAATTTTTAGCAAGTTCCAAACCGCAAGAGGCTTGGAAAAAATCCCTGAAGGATTTGGAAGTTTTCGAAGCGGGTTCGGGTAAGTTGGGCGGCGATTCCAAAAGTCGTCTTTATATTCTTCAGGAGCCTTTGGAGATCGTAAATCAGGTCAGTTTGAACTTTGCGGGAGGTTCTCTTCCTAACTCATACGGCACTTTGAGAAAGGGAAATTGGATTTTTACTTCCTCTTATTTGGATGAGGAACGATACGATATTCAGAATTACAGGGATTCTTTTTATTGGATCGCTCAGAATTTTTTAAGCCCCGGCGTGATCTTTATCGGAGATCAAACGGATACGGCCCATGTCGACTTTTTGAAACGTTTTACGAAACGGAGCAACACCCGGATTCCTTTGTATATCCGTTTTCAGGAAACCTTGGACGCGATCAAGGAAGCGCATCCTCTGGATCGGGTTTGGAACGGTTATCGACTGTATACGAACAGCATTGTATTAGAAGAATAG
- a CDS encoding aminopeptidase yields MIEPKFDSPRSKNKCKSKTSRRLGRIASLLFLCFTLENCVGYLWHLGTGQLDILLKRKSIETILQDPSAKEELKIKLREVESFREYGIKELSLAPSAGFKSFVGLDREELGWHVSACYPLKLESYTWWFPIAGTVPYKGFFDLEKTKREEQELKDKGFDTRIRITAGYSTLGWFEDPIFSSQLDDAKPHEIASLVFHEMAHATVYFPGDSLFNESYASFVEEEGAFHYLESAEGKESPIKKEILLKKEESKKLKVFLVQTAAKLGTLYESSGTDSEKLEGKKRILEDFKNSLLAAKGEFKTIRLDKLAARNWNNEDFVGYLRYHSGTDFFHREFEKADRNFAKFHERMRALIDLSNEERKKLLKSDS; encoded by the coding sequence ATAATAGAACCTAAATTCGATTCTCCTCGTTCGAAGAACAAGTGTAAATCGAAAACTTCGCGACGATTGGGAAGAATCGCGTCGCTTCTCTTTTTATGTTTTACTCTCGAGAACTGCGTTGGTTATCTCTGGCATTTAGGAACGGGACAACTCGACATTTTGCTAAAACGAAAATCGATCGAGACGATCCTACAAGATCCGTCCGCAAAGGAAGAATTAAAAATCAAACTCAGAGAAGTGGAATCCTTTCGGGAATACGGAATCAAGGAACTTTCACTCGCGCCTTCCGCCGGATTCAAGTCGTTCGTGGGGCTCGATCGGGAAGAATTGGGTTGGCACGTATCCGCGTGTTATCCTCTCAAATTGGAATCTTATACGTGGTGGTTTCCCATCGCCGGAACCGTTCCCTATAAAGGATTTTTCGATTTAGAAAAAACGAAACGGGAAGAACAGGAACTGAAAGACAAAGGGTTCGACACGAGAATCAGAATCACCGCCGGATATTCCACACTCGGCTGGTTCGAAGATCCGATCTTCTCTTCCCAGTTGGACGACGCGAAACCGCACGAGATCGCCTCACTCGTGTTTCACGAGATGGCGCACGCGACCGTCTATTTTCCCGGAGATTCTCTCTTTAACGAGAGTTATGCGAGCTTCGTGGAAGAGGAAGGAGCGTTTCATTATCTGGAATCGGCGGAAGGAAAGGAAAGTCCGATCAAAAAGGAGATTCTTTTAAAAAAGGAAGAATCGAAAAAGCTCAAAGTTTTTCTCGTACAAACCGCGGCTAAACTCGGAACGTTATACGAAAGCTCCGGAACCGATTCCGAAAAATTAGAAGGGAAAAAAAGAATCCTGGAAGACTTTAAAAATTCTCTTTTGGCCGCAAAGGGAGAATTTAAGACGATCCGTCTCGATAAACTCGCGGCGAGAAACTGGAACAACGAGGACTTCGTAGGATATCTTCGGTATCATTCCGGAACCGATTTTTTCCATCGCGAGTTCGAAAAAGCGGATCGGAACTTCGCAAAGTTTCACGAAAGAATGCGGGCGCTCATCGATCTTTCCAACGAGGAAAGAAAAAAACTGCTCAAAAGCGATTCATAA
- a CDS encoding S1C family serine protease, giving the protein MEFIRSLPKVVVFNGVLLVVLIGVLIFPKECSLSSLFSGKRPISYGEQKSAIEIQNSFRNVYHLVKDSVVSIRTKKSESITSPYHYFDFRNERLASFGSGFFVHEKGYIVTNYHVIEGAESIEVITSNGSVHSAKYVGSHERADIALLKIREGSGLRPIVFGDSDRIEVGDWAIAIGSPFGLERSFSVGVVSAKYREDLDETGQTHIQTDSMINPGSSGGPLLNIYGEVIGINRLIRSETGRNSGIGFAIPSNYALKIIRMIESNQGRHIRPAILGVMATVPLPDHRIALGIPDSWTGVLVYDMDPQSSAELGGIKRYDFILEANGAPIKNINDLREQVGIVGLGGKIKLRIYREKTMLELPVKLIQK; this is encoded by the coding sequence ATGGAATTTATACGTTCCCTTCCTAAGGTCGTCGTTTTTAACGGAGTTCTTTTGGTCGTTCTCATTGGAGTTCTGATTTTTCCCAAGGAATGTTCGTTGTCTTCTCTTTTCTCCGGCAAAAGGCCGATCAGCTACGGAGAACAAAAGTCCGCGATCGAAATCCAAAATTCTTTTCGCAACGTTTATCATCTCGTTAAGGATTCGGTGGTTTCCATCCGTACGAAAAAAAGCGAATCGATCACGAGCCCGTATCACTACTTCGATTTTAGAAACGAAAGACTGGCTTCGTTCGGAAGCGGTTTTTTCGTTCATGAAAAAGGTTATATTGTCACCAACTACCACGTCATCGAAGGCGCGGAAAGTATCGAAGTCATCACCTCGAACGGTAGCGTTCATTCCGCGAAATACGTGGGAAGTCACGAACGCGCGGACATCGCTCTTTTAAAAATCCGGGAAGGTTCCGGTTTACGGCCCATCGTTTTCGGAGATTCGGACCGGATCGAAGTGGGAGATTGGGCGATCGCGATCGGTTCTCCCTTCGGTCTCGAACGTTCCTTCAGCGTGGGAGTGGTCTCCGCGAAATATAGGGAGGATTTGGACGAAACCGGTCAGACGCATATCCAAACGGACAGCATGATCAACCCGGGAAGTAGCGGAGGTCCGCTCTTAAACATCTACGGAGAAGTAATCGGAATCAACCGGTTGATCCGAAGCGAAACGGGTCGGAACTCCGGCATCGGTTTTGCGATTCCGAGCAACTATGCGTTGAAGATTATCCGAATGATCGAGTCTAATCAGGGCAGACATATTCGCCCGGCGATTCTCGGAGTGATGGCAACGGTTCCGCTTCCCGATCATAGAATCGCTTTGGGCATTCCCGATTCTTGGACGGGGGTCCTCGTGTACGATATGGATCCTCAGTCTTCGGCGGAACTCGGAGGAATCAAACGTTATGATTTTATTCTCGAGGCGAACGGAGCCCCGATCAAAAATATTAATGATCTGCGCGAACAGGTTGGAATAGTGGGACTTGGGGGCAAGATCAAGCTCCGTATCTACCGGGAGAAAACGATGCTCGAACTTCCGGTGAAGTTGATTCAAAAATAG